GAAGACGAATTTTTCCTGAGATTCTGCCTGGGCAAGGCCTGTTTCTGGAAAGGGGACTATCTCAGCGCGAATCTTCTCCTGGAGGCCTGCAGACAGTATTATCTCTCTTCCGATGACAGGTTCATGCTGGGTAATGTCCAGTATATGCTGGGCTATACGTCCTTTCAGAGGTCTTTCTTCGAACAGGCCGAGGAATACTATAATAACGCGACCGACTGTTTCAATATCACCGGCGATGGGAAGCAGCTTGCGGCGACCTGTCATATGATGGGTATCCTTTTGTACCGGACCGGAAAATACAGAGAGGCTGAAGAACTTCTCATCAGGTCGGGCAAGTCATTCGAGACTCTCGGAGATTCCATCGGAGTAGCCGAATCCTGGATAGCCAGGGCCCGGGTGAACATGTATCTCGGAAAGTACAAAGATGCCGAGCGGCTGTTGGACAGGGCATACAGGAGGGCCAGAGAGTCGGGATACAGGAGAGGTGAGGCGCTTGCCGCCGAATTCCTCGGAGAGACGGCGCTTAAGAGAGGCGATCATCTGAGGGCAGGGAGATTTCTTGTCAAAGCAGAAAGACTTGCTCTGGAAATAGCTCCTTCCGGGGATATAGCGGCCGAAGTGTACAGAAGACTTGGAGACCTCAACGTAGCCTGCGGAGACTTCGACGAAGCGAAGACTGTCCTGGAGAAGAGTATGAGGCTGACGACAAGCCTCCATGATGACTATGAGCTGGGTTGTGTCCTGCGGGCATTCGGTCGTCTCGAAGCCGCGATGGGACATTATGAGCTTTCAATGTCGTATTTTAACGAAGGTATATCGATTCTGCGCATGATCAAGGAATCGTTCGAGCTGGCGAACACATGCGTGTCGGCCGCGGAGGCTCTCACGGGATGGGCCAGGAAGGCCGACGGCGAAGGATCTGACAATAAAAGATTATTCTCTGAAGCGAGGACTTATGCCATGGAGGCGGCTCACCTCTACCAGTCGATAGGACTGGAGGACGAGGTGTCCAGATGCGACAAGCTGACCGGGAAGCTGTTGAATGAATCCTGGCAGGAAGAGGATCTCTCGGGCTTTACAAGGTTGAAGTTCGATGACGAATGGCTTTGTGAGGGCTCTGCGGTCGCCAGGTCGGCTCAGATGCGCCACGTCGTGGCGAGGGCGGTCTCGCTCGCGTCCAGCACGATCCCGGTCCTGATCACGGGAGAGACGGGAACTGGCAAGGAAGTCATCGCCAGGCTCCTTCACCGGTGCAGCGACAGGGCTGACGGACCCTTTATCGCTATCAACTGCGCCTCTATAACAGAGAGTGTATTTGAAAGCGAGCTGTTCGGTCACCGAAAAGGCGCGTTCACCGGGGCCGACAGGGACAGGATGGGGATCATAGAGAGAGCCTCGGGAGGAACTCTTTTTCTCGACGAGATCTCTGAACTTTCAGTCTC
The genomic region above belongs to Candidatus Latescibacterota bacterium and contains:
- a CDS encoding sigma 54-interacting transcriptional regulator, which produces MVEVDKLIRRIESYVDSKDYRSALSTLDRSDWLDLAEIPSAGHRELSLLLARTLYNSYEHDRASSVLDTLLDLYPDIRAEKDFIFLKSQILIKTGDPSGAERLLRASLDDEHSREDEFFLRFCLGKACFWKGDYLSANLLLEACRQYYLSSDDRFMLGNVQYMLGYTSFQRSFFEQAEEYYNNATDCFNITGDGKQLAATCHMMGILLYRTGKYREAEELLIRSGKSFETLGDSIGVAESWIARARVNMYLGKYKDAERLLDRAYRRARESGYRRGEALAAEFLGETALKRGDHLRAGRFLVKAERLALEIAPSGDIAAEVYRRLGDLNVACGDFDEAKTVLEKSMRLTTSLHDDYELGCVLRAFGRLEAAMGHYELSMSYFNEGISILRMIKESFELANTCVSAAEALTGWARKADGEGSDNKRLFSEARTYAMEAAHLYQSIGLEDEVSRCDKLTGKLLNESWQEEDLSGFTRLKFDDEWLCEGSAVARSAQMRHVVARAVSLASSTIPVLITGETGTGKEVIARLLHRCSDRADGPFIAINCASITESVFESELFGHRKGAFTGADRDRMGIIERASGGTLFLDEISELSVSQQAKLLRFFQEQKIRRVGESKERQVNIRLVSASNQNLESLLKNGGLRKDFYYRVLTASIELEPLRRRKEDIEALFSWYMRQSGCDPLVENGLVELLKVYHWPGNVRQLISVVKILAIIGKSTGRIGRNDLPVNIRSHYIGGLDSRTTENGSPLKTKEIPSIGLVRDPLEIRSLVISSLVKTNGNKSAAARELGVSRSTFYRVLKDMDIY